One region of Papaver somniferum cultivar HN1 unplaced genomic scaffold, ASM357369v1 unplaced-scaffold_131, whole genome shotgun sequence genomic DNA includes:
- the LOC113332472 gene encoding protein FAR-RED IMPAIRED RESPONSE 1-like, which produces MHIEEVGESSNVESTLMQEETFEKSECTDISGIKPNIEPVIGMGFESIDDAWEFYKTFGKVKGFPVVKSTSVKNGEGCIRSYKFTCARAGKCNSISEKPLRPQATIKCGCQAKLVLRLDCLVGYVISLLNLEHNHELKPEFARHFCCNRFINSGVKNQIDLLDQSGIRLCKSYDICVNEAGGHENMTCSQKDCRNLIDKLRSARLGEGDAVVILKYFIKMGSQGLGFYLSVDIDDTGHLTILFWADGRSR; this is translated from the exons ATGCATATTGAAGAAGTAGGAGAATCTTCCAATGTGGAGAGCACG TTGATGCAGGAGGAGACTTTTGAAAAGTCAGAGTGCACTGATATTAGTGGAATCAAACCTAATATAGAACCTGTTATTGGTATGGGGTTTGAGTCTATAGATGATGCATGGGAGTTTTACAAGACATTTGGGAAAGTGAAAGGATTTCCTGTAGTGAAAAGCACGTCTGTGAAGAATGGTGAAGGGTGTATAAGAAGCTACAAGTTTACTTGTGCTCGAGCAGGTAAGTGTAATTCCATCTCTGAAAAACCATTAAGGCCTCAAGCAACAATAAAATGTGGTTGTCAAGCCAAGCTAGTGTTGCGGTTAGATTGTCTAGTTGGTTATGTAATCAGTCTGCTAAATTTGGAGCATAATCATGAACTGAAACCGGAATTCGCCAGACATTTTTGTTGTAACCGTTTTATTAATTCTGGGGTAAAGAATCAAATTGATCTTCTTGATCAATCTGGTATAAGGTTGTGCAAAAGTTATGATATTTGTGTAAATGAAGCCGGTGGACATGAGAATATGACGTGTTCTCAAAAAGATTGTAGAAATCTAATTGATAAATTGCGAAGTGCACGGCTAGGAGAAGGAGATGCAGTTGTTATTTTAAAGTATTTTATAAAGATGGGTTCACAAGGTTTGGGATTTTATTTAAGTGTCGATATAGATGACACTGGGCATTTGACAATCCTGTTTTGGGCAGATGGCAGGTCAAGATAA